The genomic DNA TACTTAGCttattatttgtttaaacaaataaaacataaatctGAATAATGAGAAAGACtagcagtattttaagaaacactAATCTTTGCATGCAACTATATAGCTCAGTTTTGTTAGCATTAGTGAGTAGGAAATACATGTTTGTACAGGAGGGTCTTTAATTGTTTACTTAGGTTAATTTTTATTCGGTGTGATAATGGCTTAATGCAGTTGCCTAATTTAACAGTAACTTTTCAGTGTTCATTAAAATGATGTGCTACTTAGTTAAATCTATATTAGTTTTGACAGAAGAAATGCTAAAACCCATCTCTTCCAGAATACAACTTTTCCTGTGATATCTTATATTTTGCTAGTAGGGAGATTCTTTTGCCAAGGAATTATAAGCTTTGGTAGCAGTCAGAACTGGCCTTATTTAAAAATGGTAAACTGCCTCTGAGCCAAGACTTGACAAGCAGTAAAGCTGAATATAAGCACAACTGGGTTTTGTACTTATtacttgatttttcagaaagagtAGTTGACAAACTTGCTCAGTTCTGTTGGCCATTCCAACCTCCTTGGTGCCTCTAGGTGATGAAGAGCTTTGTGATACATGGATTATCGTTTCTCACCTACATCATGACACTTAATAAAGTGGTACTCCAGGCCATAAACTTTTACTTCTCCAGAAGCCATGCAATGAAAATTGCTGACCAAACATGCCGTTTGGTTTATGCAGCTTCCACATAACTCCCATCTTCTGATGAGCAGTGTCCTAACAGCTGTAGTTACATACAGGGGAACTAATACTCTGcataaattgtatttaaatattcagaTAATTCTGTGCAAATTACCCAGTAAATTATGATTTATTGTGTTCATTTTTCTAGAAGGACCTAGAGGTATGGTTGCAATCATAAGCTCATTAGAAGAGGTGCTATAAAGATAGATAAAATAAGCAATTACCTTATTTCTCCTGTGACTACGCAccaaatggaacaaaaaaaataacagctcaAGTATTATCTTTTAACATTGGAGGGCTGATTACATTTAAGGAGGTGAAATTAAAATCCTATACACAGTTTACtcaaaattacaaattaaatgtGTGTGAATTACTCTATATAGAAAACAGAGTTCCTGTATGTGGACTGCATGCTACTGAAGCCtagcagaaacagcaaaaacgtttttgtattaaaattaagtggagtatttttcttttacatatatgctctcttgaattaaaaaacaaacctgcttttattttctctaatgCAAGCACCTGAATCTCAGCTAAGCTTCATCCTCCCTTTATAGACGAGAAGCAAAAAGCACCTCCAGTGAAAAATTCGTGTCATGTATTCTAgacaataaaattttaaaataaaatcagctgcCTTGTGTCAGTACTTTTTTGTGTCAATTGACTATAAGAAGAGCCTACAAAGATTAACTCAAGCTTAGATGTCTAATTAGTACCCATCTCAGTCCTGGAGATGAATCCAACTTTTACATATCGTAGGTACACAATTTGTCTGACATTTATTCCTGTGACCAGTGGGCTTATTTTAAgtcaatttttttatattattgcaTTACAACTAAGTACACATCCTTTATTACAGAATAGGAATGCAGCCTACACCTATTTCATATCTTCATTCTATCACTTGGTACTGGGTTTGAGGATGGAATGAGCATGTGAGAAATtaccacagagcagctgctaaAATTCATACAGATTGGAGTAACTGAGAAATGTAGAGTTGGCTTTAAATAGCAATCATCACTGGGACTTTTAGCATCGCTGCTGCAGTGGGTTATTCTGGTACAGCAGAATTGAGACGCGGCAGCTGAAATTCAGATCTATTACAACAGTAAACAGACAAGAAGAGACCTTTCTTGTAGGACTGAACAACTGGAGGGGCAGGAAGGGGTGGGTGGATAACTGCTCCCTGCATTACAGCCATGAGGAACTGAAGTGTAAAGCCATGCAACTTGGATGTGGCTGTTGCGTCCCATTACTGCTCCACTATTGGCTCATGTTTTCAAAACCGGGAGGGTGAGGTTTGTTTCGGTGTGAATATACATCTCTGCTACACATTAcaaaagtgaaagcaaagcaaatagGCAAGTTCCACAAAAGAAGCACTGACCCTTTGAATCCAACCACTTTCAAGCCTGCTAGGTAGCTCCTTTTTTCAGTACTTACAAATTTAAGTAAAGAACCACTAATGCATGTCTCGAGTAGTGTTAAGTGTGATGCTATAGCTACATCCTCTATGGTTTCAAGCAAATCCAGTTGCGTTACTGTGCAAGACTGCCTCCTGGTGGTAGTACCAAGAATCTGCAGAACAACATAATTTGCACATAGAAAAGGCAAAaacctgttttggtttttgcatgctttcttttttaattcgGGTCTAACTAGAGGAAGCGAAAGAACTTTTCACTAGGACATCGAGATAGATTGAACTGCTATTTAAGTGGTCTGAATTGAAGACAGTTTTTGCTACTTAATTGAGACAGTTTTCTAATAGCAAAGCCCGAGAGGACTTAGtgacacaataaaaaaaaaaatatatatatacccAACTGTATACTACCTACAGCAGCAAGCCTAATAAGGTCTGAAACACTTAGTAACTACTAGATACAAAGCAAATGGGTAGGTGCCTAAAACTGGATACAAAGACCCCAGAGCAGACTTAACAACATTGTAAATTTTATGCAACTTAAGTTTTCAATTACAAAGACcaagagcaacagaaaataagaaatccCAGATTAACTTTCAAAGGGATCATTCTTTTGCATGAAGTGGGACAAGAATCAAATGGATGGATTTCTAATTCCAAGTTTAAGTGAAGAGAAACAGATAAAGACAGCTTTATGTAGATGTTCAAGACTAGAAAATCAGGGGAACAGCTTGGAATTACTGAGGGAGTAGGATTTTAATTAAGTCATGCTTCAGATGACCCAGAAGAAAGATTTAGTAGATGAGAGCATAGAAAGACTGAGCGGCAGTGTAATGCagggaaagattttaaaataccaatttTACGAATTAACGTAGCAACAAAATGGCAGAGGGTATATGTAGGGAACGTGTTTTAGACTCAGTTTCCAGTAGCTGGTCAGAAGACGTTTAAAGTCCAGCAGTCCAGCACATCATAGATTTTTTAGGCCTCAAAATGCCTGAAAAGCATCCAGAAATGCTTGGGAAACATTGAGAAATCCACCATTTCTACAGTGATTGTGGATGTTTGATCACAAACAGGGTTTGACAGgcaagaaaagacaaatgtagTAACAAGgtttctgtaaagcaaaatgCCTTAATAGTATTAGGCAGCAATAAGCAAAAGCAtcagggagaagggggaaaaataactgAAAGTTTAAATTAGTCCAAGGATATCTCTTTTTACACTGGTGTAAAGTTGAACAGTGACAAATTAGGTCtcagttttacagaaataaagaggGCTTGATTTTATGCAGTGGAATGTAACAAAACTCTAAACATGAGATGTAAGCTTCTCACTTAAGGACCCGTATCAGTACCAGGCACCATAAATAgatgaaaatactaaaatctgttgtactgcaaatcactgaagacttttttttaaggttatattctaggcagaaaaaaataaccattttcaTGCAATTGAACTTGCAGAATAAGCAGTGGTCCTTTTCATAGACACAATAGACATTCCTTCATGATACCGCGTTTGTTATCACACAAGCAACATATAGTATAATGTGGAGCCAAAATAATTTGGCTGGTGTAGGCTTAAACATGGACTCAGATATCTTAACTGAAAGAGTACGCAAAATGATTCCATGCTCTGCCATGATAAGCCATTATCAGCTAACTGGcatttggatttaaaaatgtatttttaaaaataataccaaGATAAATACTTCAACTAGCTTCACATAAAATTTTCCAGAAGTATTTAGAGGCAGACTTTTACACACATCCAACATCGTgttaaggaaattaaattaaattaaaggaaattaaaggaaaaaaggttatTTGGTAATAACCtcagaaaaataagcatgttttaTTCTAACAGTGACGGGATTAGAGACTTTATGAGGTACTCCGAGCAAAATCTGTAGGTATCACATGCTGGCAAAATTAAACTAACAGAAGAAACGAGAACCTTCCTAGCTTACCAAAGTTGCTTTAGAAAGGAAATACAATCAAAATGAATTACATATATgggataattatttttttattatgtataaGGATCTCCTTAGGAGACATTATGAAGTCACTGGGATCTCTGCAGAGGCACAATGTTCTAAGCCAGCTCTTTCTATCAGAAGTCTGATGCCTAAAATTGTAGGCTGGAGTAAAGGATCtccttttcctgagaaaaaatATGCTAGATGACATAAAATATTCTAATAGCAGAAACATTTAAGCACTATAAATTCTGAATCTATGAAGTAGAATCAAGCCAAATgtctttgaagtattttatatattcaagGGCCAATCCTTCCACCTAGGTGAGCTATAAAGAGCTGTGAGTCTTCACTGATAACCTTGCTGAGGCAAAACACTCCTGCCCGAGCTACAGTTATTCTGATTTATATGAACATAGCATCCTCACTGAACAGTAGTTAGGGTGggattaaaaaatgaaaatacccACCTGCCCCAAACGCACACAGAAGTTACCTCAGATATTTAGGAATACTGGGTGACTTAGAAGGACAAGTTACTAAGTCTACAAGTTGGCCAGTTTTAAATATAGGACAATAGGCTTAAATAGAATCACTTGGCTGATGTAGGGTTAAACATGGAATCGGCTATCTTGCAAGTTAATAGAAGAAGCAAAACTATTCCATCGGTTTTGTAAATACCtcacataatatttttcattaatactaTCTCATTAATATCTCAGTATTGAAACACACCTGCATTTCGGTTACCAGGtaccaaaaaaaattttaaaaatccccCAAAATAACACTAAACCCCACATGTCTAGTTCTAGACTTCCCATTTTGACATGACTTCATGCATCCACTTCAATAAGCCTCTGACTGAGTTTAATCAGAGCATTCTGTCACCTGTTACACCCAATTCTATGACTAGCACATTTGCTGACTGTACAACAGCCTTCACTGAATCCTTACTAGTgcagttttgatgtttttctgtcAGCTAGATGATGAAGTAGAAAATAACAgtcaaatttaattaaaaatgtttttgttataGCACTCACACAGAATTGCCAAACATCTCActtactgtaatttttatttccaataaaGATCAACAGCAAAGCGCTGACGAACAAGAAGTTATCTTAATTATCGATCTTTAGGAGGATTAGGATTCTTGCGTCTTCTGTGgtatctagaagaaaaaaaggctgcagaGAATGCAAGCTTTGGACAGTCTTtgattttctgatatttttgcaCCCAGCAAGTAACCTGAGCTTACACAAGTAAGAGAAACACAAGATACATGAGCACAACCCATGACCACTCATTAGATTGTCCTCTCTGTTCATGGAGTTACATAATGCTACTCATTTCTATTGCTACATCTGCTACAAGCACGCAATAATACAATCAGTTCTACAGCCTGAATAGGTACAAAGGCTGCTGTTTATTCTTAATCCTTTGTGTGaagttaattttattacatggtcagcttttcctttggctAAAGTGATTGCTACAGAACAAAGACACTTGATATCTAAAGGAGTTGTGCCAAACTGTATGTTAAATAGCATAATATTTTGCAGACAAACTAAAAACCAAATTATTCACAACAACAAGCTATCCCTACTTCCCTCTTAATTACCCACCCTAAAACAAGGAAGATCCTCTTGGATGCTCATTTAAGTTGCAGCTACCCTTTGGCCATAGAAAGTCCTAtgatttcattccttttatCTACACTCAAaacacagtaattaaaaaattttcTGTGGACTAAAAAAATTCTGCCTGTATCAAGTCTCCATAGCTATAAAATAAGCAGCTACCATAGACTAGAAAGGAGCAACACAAACCAGAATGCCATGTTTCCATTAGTATATCTGAATGTATATAGCTCCTCTTTAAGCTCAGTGATGCATATTtgcccctctcctcctcctaGCTTTCTGAATACAAGGCACGCTAAAGTGCACTTTTCACCACTTCACATGAAAAACCTCTACTGTTTTTTCATCTGAGAATCACCCCAGTAAGTCTTTTTTCCTGAGAAGTTGATAAAGAATAAACAATGCATGTTTCCAAGCTGTATTTGGGTATGTCCGTTGAGGGTATTTTACATAATAGATTCTCTTAGGCAACTTTAATAAACGACCTGAACCAGTAGCTAACTAgattgtatgaaaaaaattctactcTGTGATagattttatcaaaaaaaaaaaagtggcaaagGCTAGCAAAGGGACAGTGTTAAAAAACCTTATGAAATAGTCTTCCATTTACATAACACTGCATTTAAGATTTTATGTAGTAGCCCATGTGCTGACAGTATCTTCTCTCACATGACTTATCCTAGGTTGAAGCTGGTCATTAAATTATTCCTGTATTTCCCTTGACCTCTAAAAGGAACaaacattgaaaagaaaatacttactGTCCCACAGGATACCAGCGATGTTTTGTTgtgtaaaacattttgctgagcTCTTCAATTGTAGGACCGCTATTGTTCTTTAGATCTTTTTCATTCAATCTGGATTTCAAAACTTGATCAAGGGTTTCTTCTTTATTATTCACTGGATCTGGCCGTGGTACGGGCTATAAAAACAGTAGTgcatatatttcctttttctcctttttttgagaaaaacaaaaagccaagcTACATAGATAGCATTACAATTTACCTTTAACAGCTGAAACCAATGGAATACAGAAGAATGCTTGTAATCGTAAAGGCTGTTTACCACCGCCCCCGCCtgcccaaaacaaaaccacaccactGTGCAGCAGATGTCTAGAAACCTCTAATTACCCCAGGTGCTACAGCTGATTATCCTAACCCTAAAATCAGCACTGCTGTCATCATTATTGCTGATCTCATCCTTACAATTCACCAGCTGAATCATAAGCCTCAGTTCTACTAATACAAAAGTACCTACATTATTCCTATGTAGAAATTTATTCATAGTGACAATCATCACTAAAAAGGCTTTTAGATTATGTGCACCTTAGAGAAGAATGTCACTTCCTAATCGTTTGTGCATCTGCTAAGACCAGGATGTTTGTTCTTAACCTGAAACCTAACTACTAGCACCattacaaatgtttttccttgttttagTCTTTTACACCTGTTTTTCCCAACAGACATgcaactgaaatttaaaaatactggtaCGTAACTTGCAGGCAAACAGTGCTAAaactttttaagttttcaaTGGAGAATTTTCACATTGGGTACATCAGCAACACAGTTACcatttgcagtattttactAGCACACTAGTACATGAGAActggaaatcaaaacaaaaagtgtaCACTAGAAAAGTTTATCTAGACTTACTTTCATCAGTGTAAAGAACACATTGGAAGTACtaatagataaaaataaaatatttaaagttttttgtGGCATTTATGAACCCAGAGCACTGAACGAAATTTAAAGCTCgagctgaaaacagcagcagcactttatATCCTCTTGCCCAGTCTGCAGCATCTGTATGCAGTAGGATGTTTGAACTATAACATGCATCCCAAACATCCTGAGGAGTGCTCAAACAGACACTAGTTTTCTCTGTAATATCCAAGTGCCTCATTTAATTCTATTTCAGTTACGATATGCTGTGATATCTGAGCATTTCTTACTCTCCAATTTTCCCTCAGTTCAACTGAGAATAAGGTCCTCCTCATGGCAGCAACTACATTCATCATTCACTCCACAGATACACTGATCATGTACTAAAAAGTACctcagcatttaaaattttaaaaaagatgccCTAAAGACTCAAAATTATGAACTACTTATGCCTTtacaagagaaagaaatataaatgtgtAAATTTGGACATACTTTTGTATGCTCGTATGGAATCTCAAGCGAAGGGTGGTAGCAGACAATTGTCTTCAAATCTGATGTCACCGCAAGTTCCACtttgctataaaaataaaaacttacaCTCTTAGATATACCCCCTacaattttcagaaaacctGAACAGCCGAAGTCCCATAGAAAACTATATTTGACCCTGCAATTACAAATTCTTAAGAATCTTCTATAAATAAGGGTCACAAATACTTGATCTgaacttgctcttttttttttttttcccagcaatcttcatgtttcttttttggatGGAGAGCAAAACAAGGGctaaaataaagtattaaagATAGCTGGAAATATgggttgggaaaaaaaatctttaacaCTTTGAATAATTGCATATAAAACTGTAGCAACAGATGGAGATAATGATCTCTAGGAGAACATGCCTTTGTAAGAAGTATGGCAcctacagaagaaagaatagGAAACAAAGCTCTGTTTGGGGTTCCAACTTTTGTATTTGGTAAAAGATAATAAGCATGTTGAAGAAAAAGTCCTACTTAGAGGTTCCTTGAGGGAACATGACTTTCTCgccttccttccccttcctgtAACACATTAGCTTCCTAAAGCCTTGAATGGCATGGGCGCTGTGTTTCTCACTATATTTGTATCATCTTTTCTGGTTTCTACGAAAGTTTCCCATGTGGTAGCACAAAAATACCTGGACTTTGTCTTAACAACAAACATCAATAAAGATTACTTCCTTAGCTAATTTTGCTCTTccacaaacaaaactgaagggGTACTGGGATCATCACAATGTTTAGTATGAGTCCTGCATGATTTTTCGctactcaattttttttttaaatattaacttcACAATCATTATGATCGGAAACAGTACTTTAGTTAAAAATTGCTTATATTCACAACTGGTAGAAGATGTATTTGATATCACTATATGACAACTTCACAACACAGAAAGCAGCCCTGGAATAAACGTCACATGGAAAGGGCACACATTGAAGTACCAATTGTAGTCTTCAGGGAGAACTGAATATGTAGATTTATGGCAAGCACGATACATAGCTccatctgcaaaacaaaaaaaaagcaagtaaaaaaaagcaagtaactAGAACACTAATGTAAAAacaagcagagctgtgccaaATTTAAgaatgtttatattttcattctcttccaAGTCTCAACTGGGGAATCCTCAGTTCTAGattaacaaaacccaaatactGTCTAAATAGAAGTTCACTTTACTACACAGATTTCtagagcaataaaaaaataaagtatctaAGAGGCTACAGCCTGCATTTACCTTTtcaatttcattgttttcctaagaaaaatcacagtacGAACAAAATACCTATAGATTCCACCACTACAGTACGTTCTTTATATATGCAAAGAACATTACGTTCTGACTTACCAGGAAGATCATAACTTCATTCATAGCAATATTTactataaaaatcaaatttgtaCTTCACTGGCCACTGCTATATATGGTatacaaaatacagaactaTAATGTCTTGACTGCTATCATACCAGACAACTTCACCCCTTTCCCCAGGTTCCTGTTGCTCCAAGGAAAGCAATCACAAGAATTACAAGTAGTAAcgaaggccaacagcatccagGACTGTACTAAGCAGAATGAAGGAAGGGATTAGCTCCCTCTACTCAGCACCTGTTAGACCACATCTAGATACTACAGCCTTTTTGGGGCCTCGACAAACTCGAATGAGTTCAGCAAAGGCCTGCCAAGACGgtcaggggctgcagcacctgccctgtggggaaaggctgagggactGGAGCTGGCTCCGCCTGGAGCAGAGAAAGTTTTGGGGATACCCAACAGCAGCCCCCAGTGACTATGTATGAGGTTACTGAGGTGAGGGAACCAGTCTGTTCACAGTGCTGCATGGCAGGAGGACATGAAACAAAACCCGTAAGCTGGAACGAGAGGTTGACTGGATATGtagagaaatgttttcctcatgAGGACAGTCAACCAACAGGACCGGGGCCCTGACAGGTCTGCGCTGCCTCTGTCCTTGGAGACTTAAAAGACCCAGCtggacaaagccctgagcaagcTGGTAtgactgcagagctgagcctgcTTTGAACAGGAGGTTGGACCACACACCACCCAGAGTGCCTTCCAACTGAGCTTTCCCATGATCTATTCCGATTttttttatagaatcatagaatcatttaggttggaaaagacatttaagatcatcaagtccaactgtaaacctgATGTAAGGTGTTAAACAGTAACAGTCCCTTACATAGGAACCATACCGTGGGCATCTTGCCTTCCACAACCATATAGGTGTGCACGCCTAAGGTGGGCCTAGGAGCTGCCTGTAGTTGACTTGTACTGGCAAACCCCTTCCTTTACTGCTAGAACCTGACACAAATCCATATGTAAGTTTCCGAGTCCAGTGAAGCTTCTTCTACCACTATGCTTTAAAGACCAAATTATGACCACAAGAACTAAGTCTTAGCATGTTCCGAGTGTTCTGTTTTCAAGTCATAAAAAGGTTTCAACTTTTTTCTAACATGTTGTTTTATGTTGACCATAGTTTTAATACAAACAGGATTTTTCTTGGCTGTTCATAACAGAGGGGGAGAGCATTCAGTGTGTCAAAATTGGGAAAGCTGACAGAACCAAGTAGAAACTTTTCTGTGGCTATCTTCctctaataaatattttagatgcAAAATTcttaaatttatatatttaaatgtattagctatatctatttaaaatataaaattcttAAATTTAGAATTTTTGTTAGCGCTTCAGTTCTTCCAATTAAGCCAttcttatttattaaaaaattgaGTTCTGGTAAAATATTCCTGCAAATAGTTCatatttcttcctaatatttctttccccttttgctCACTAACCTCTAAAATGTAACATGTCCATTATATTTTCCAAACTCTTTACTACCTTTACTATCTCCCCTACATCTTTCTATTGACATCTAAAACATGGACAAAAATCTTAAGAAATAATATTGCCTGTTTTCACTTGTTCTATAtgttaaataatgaaattt from Falco rusticolus isolate bFalRus1 chromosome 5, bFalRus1.pri, whole genome shotgun sequence includes the following:
- the MRPL42 gene encoding 39S ribosomal protein L42, mitochondrial isoform X2, translating into MAMSVRAVWSSLFWMRSVATCKQTPLQNGAMYRACHKSTYSVLPEDYNCKVELAVTSDLKTIVCYHPSLEIPYEHTKPVPRPDPVNNKEETLDQVLKSRLNEKDLKNNSGPTIEELSKMFYTTKHRWYPVGQYHRRRKNPNPPKDR
- the MRPL42 gene encoding 39S ribosomal protein L42, mitochondrial isoform X1 — its product is MAMSVRAVWSSLFWMRSVATCKQTPLQNGAMYRACHKSTYSVLPEDYNCKVELAVTSDLKTIVCYHPSLEIPYEHTKPVPRPDPVNNKEETLDQVLKSRLNEKDLKNNSGPTIEELSKMFYTTKHRWYPVGHLFFF